Part of the Paenibacillus guangzhouensis genome is shown below.
GCAGGAAGGTTATACATCCATGATGAAGAAGCTCTCCGAACTACTGCCCGATTCCGCCAAACGTGGACTAACGTTCGAGATGATTCAGCATCGATTTACGAAACCTGCCAAACGCGTAATCCAGCAAAATTACCCAATGACAAAGCTCGAACTTGAAGAATCTAAGCGTAAATGGAAATGGGGCCGCTACGGGATTGGCAAATATGTCTATACTGACATTGAGCAAGAAGAGATCAAAGATACGCTCGGGCACCTCATCCACACCTATTTTCCAGAATCAACCATAGAATATTTTACTTAAGCGAAGAAACATCCGCTAACATATAAAACCCCTTAACATCAACGGACAAGCAAAGACTTCTCCATGATCGTAAGGGGTTTGTATCATTTAATGCACGATGGTCTGTTCCAACTGATGCAGCAATTCTTCTGCTTGAGTCACCCATCTGGACTTTACCGGTGCATCCGGGTCGACTGGGGCTTGAAATTGATTGAACAGACCGCCAGTCATCGAGATATTAGCTTCATCATCCAATCCTTCGTTGTAAAGGTGATTCAAGACATAGGGTTTGCCGAGCTTCACTATTGCATCGCACCCGTCACATTCGCCATCTAGACGCCCGCTCATCACTTCAAAGGGGACACGCAGCCAAACTTTGCGTTCCGCATCCAAAAACTTGTCGAAGATCCCTTTCTTATACTCCCAATTCCCGCTTAGGCAAAAATTCATCTGACAGAAATATTCGTTAAGATCGCAGTACGTGCCTTGTATATTTTCGATATGAGAGTCTAAAGGAATCATGATTGGATCACCATCCGTTTTTAATACTAGCATGATCCTATCGTGTACATTTTATTCCAGACGTCAACGTACGTTAGCTGCTCATCTCGTTCAGATAGAGCTCTTTGAACATCGCGTTCTTGTATTTGGAGAGCACGCTTAGGAAGCCGGCGATCTGAATGATCAAGAAAATAGACGTGCTAATCAGCGCAACAATGGCATACGTACCAGATGGTCCGCTCATTTCATGGCTTACGAGCCATATCATCGCCTGCGTCAGGATGATGGCCAGCAGAAATGGCACGAACATGAGAATCGCCAACTGACTGGAAATAATCGTTGACAGCTCTTTGCGGGATAACCCCAGCTTTACGATCCCTTTGAATTTCAAGGACTCCTTCTCCTTCTCCGTCATCATACGGAAATAGATGAAGCTGGATGCTGCGACGAAGAAAATGATACTTATGAAGCTGCCGACGTAGAGCATCAGATTCTTGCCGGTCTGCTCAACTTGGTAGAGATTGTAGCTATCAAAGAATCCAAAAGCATACGCATCCGCTGGCAACATCTCTTGCTTTAACTTCGTGCCCAAAATAACCGAAGGCTCTTTATCTCGATCCCATTGGTCGATGTGATACGCAAAAACATGCATATACGATCCGAATGACTGCATCGCCCGTTCCATCAGGTTATCCGGGATGACATACAGAGTCCTCACATAATTCTCCACCAAAATGCTGCGATTGCTGATGCCAAGCAATGACGGGGTTAACCCATGTGTTGTATAGAGATCGGTTATAAGTGAGTCTGGTCTAAATAATTGGTCCGACGCAGCATGTCTGCTGGATTGGATTACGAACATTTGATCAGGCTGAAGAGAGATGGCTGGTTGTCCAATCCCTTGCGCTGCGGCGTTATAATCAGATTCCGAGACCGCTCCAACCCCTTTCTGATCCTGATGATAAGCCATCGTATACGTGTACTCTGCATAACCCGGTTTCCCCTCAAGTGTCGTCCGAATCATCTCGATATGTTTGGATTCAAGGGGGTTATCCTGGACGGACACATACATATAACTGAATGGAAAGACGCGCTGAACATTCTTTCTCACGTCAGTGCTTACGGAATAGAGCATATTGGTAAGAAGAAACGTGGCTGTGAACAGAAGTGTAACGAGATACATGACATTCACATTGGAGCGCAGCTTGGATCGAAGTTCCGCAATGATTAACATATTCGTCTTCCGCTTATAGAGCCGTCTACTCCTCAGCAAATTCAGGATCATGACAAATCCTTGTCTGTAAAAGAGATAAAGCGCCAAGAGAAATGCTGCAAAACATCCGAACGTTCCGATCGTGTTGCTCAGAGCATCCGTAAAGACGAGTACCACACCGATCCCTCCAAGCAGCACCAACCCGAGCAGCAATTGCAGCATTGAGAACTTGATCTCCCTCTCGCCCTTGCGATTCGCTGTGAGCATTTGCATGATTGTCTGCTTACGCAGGAACATCGGGGTAACATAGGCAATCATCGTGAACAGTATGGTGAATACAACAACCGTCAACAATATAGCCTTCAGTGGAAAATACATGGCGAATCCATCCGCATTGAGAATATGTCTTGCGACGAGCAGCAACAGCGGGGATAGAACAAGCCCGACAATGACGGCAACGATAATCGCTGCGGTGCCAATCAGCATGTTTTCTTTAAAGATCATCGCATTCATCTGCTTCTTCGATGCACCTGTAATCATGAACAGGCCGAAGGTTTTGATGCGTGATCTAAGAAAAGATCGAATCGAATATGAAATAAAGCAGAAAGAGAACAAATAGACTAAGATATTCCCGAAGATCATGACCATGGAAAGCGAAGAACCATTCTGGATCAACGATAAATCCGGATGGAACATGGCGACCGAAAATGAGAAGAACACAAAAACAGAAAATGCGCTGTTAATAAAATAGGCAAAATAGGTCCACTTATCACGGAGGACGTTATTCAGCGCCAGTTTATTTAAGTTCATGTCTTCGGCCTCCTAGGAAGCTGAGCATATTCATAATATTCTGGTAGAACTCATTATGACTGTCCCCGCGGTGAATCTCGTTATAGAGTCTGCCGTCCTTAATAAACAACACCCGATTGCAGAAACTCGCGACATATGGATCATGCGTTACCATGAGTATGGTTGTGCTCAGAACCTTGTTCACCGAGACGAACAAATCCATCACATCATCCACAGCCTTGGAATCGAGATTCCCTGTTGGTTCGTCAGCGAGGAGCAGCGAAGGCTGATGGATAATGGCTCTCGCAATAACGGCGCGCTGCGCTTGTCCACCTGAAATTTCATAGGTTCTTTTGCTCAGCAGATCGGTGATATTCAGCAATTCCGTCGATGCACTTAGACGTTTCTGCATTTGCTCTGGTGGAACGGAATCCAGTGTCAGTGGCAGGAGGATATTCTCCTCCACCGTCAACGTGTCGACCAAGTTAAAATCTTGGAAAACAAAGCCAAGCTCTCTTCTTCGAAACTGGGCAAGCGCGTCATCCTGAAGCTGATGCGGATTCTGTCCGTTCACCAGTATCTTCCCGCCCGTAGGTGTATCGATCGTGGAAAGGCAATTCAATAAGGTCGTTTTTCCGCTCCCTGACGGGCCCATAATGGCGGTGAACTCCCCTCTCATAAGGTCAAAGCTTATCCCTTTTAATACCGCATAATTCATTTCCCCGGTATAGGTTTTCTCGACCTCGATAACTTCTAGAATACTCTCATTCATGACTTCCACGCTCCAAATCAAATCTTAATGATGAATACCCTTATCTTATCTCTGACGCGATAGATCAGCTATCTCCGAATCTAACATCATCATTACATTATTGTCATACAACGCGAACAAACCATGCGGTAATCATGGTTTATTGGCGCGAAACGTTACCGTGAGTGTCGTCTCATGTCCGGGTTCAGAGACCACCTGAATGGTATGCCCCAGCATCGTCGTGATTTGGCGAGCCATGTATAATCCGATGCCAGAAGATTCTCCTTGTTCACGTCCGGTATCGCCAGTGTAGTACTTATCAAATACGCGGCGAATATCGCTTTTCTTAATGCCAATCCCAACATTGGTGACGGATAGTTCAATGCCATTTGGCGTCGCCACGGCAGTCATATGTACACTTTTTTCTGCATCGCTATATTTAATCGCATTGTTCATGATTTGATACAACGCACGTTTTAGCCATTTCTTATCAGAATAAATCAGGACATGTTCCGGAATATTCACCTTAGGAAAGACGGAGCGGGCAATGAAATAAGGCTTAAGCTCATTCACGACCTCTTTG
Proteins encoded:
- a CDS encoding YugN family protein; translation: MLVLKTDGDPIMIPLDSHIENIQGTYCDLNEYFCQMNFCLSGNWEYKKGIFDKFLDAERKVWLRVPFEVMSGRLDGECDGCDAIVKLGKPYVLNHLYNEGLDDEANISMTGGLFNQFQAPVDPDAPVKSRWVTQAEELLHQLEQTIVH
- a CDS encoding ABC transporter permease, with translation MNLNKLALNNVLRDKWTYFAYFINSAFSVFVFFSFSVAMFHPDLSLIQNGSSLSMVMIFGNILVYLFSFCFISYSIRSFLRSRIKTFGLFMITGASKKQMNAMIFKENMLIGTAAIIVAVIVGLVLSPLLLLVARHILNADGFAMYFPLKAILLTVVVFTILFTMIAYVTPMFLRKQTIMQMLTANRKGEREIKFSMLQLLLGLVLLGGIGVVLVFTDALSNTIGTFGCFAAFLLALYLFYRQGFVMILNLLRSRRLYKRKTNMLIIAELRSKLRSNVNVMYLVTLLFTATFLLTNMLYSVSTDVRKNVQRVFPFSYMYVSVQDNPLESKHIEMIRTTLEGKPGYAEYTYTMAYHQDQKGVGAVSESDYNAAAQGIGQPAISLQPDQMFVIQSSRHAASDQLFRPDSLITDLYTTHGLTPSLLGISNRSILVENYVRTLYVIPDNLMERAMQSFGSYMHVFAYHIDQWDRDKEPSVILGTKLKQEMLPADAYAFGFFDSYNLYQVEQTGKNLMLYVGSFISIIFFVAASSFIYFRMMTEKEKESLKFKGIVKLGLSRKELSTIISSQLAILMFVPFLLAIILTQAMIWLVSHEMSGPSGTYAIVALISTSIFLIIQIAGFLSVLSKYKNAMFKELYLNEMSS
- a CDS encoding ABC transporter ATP-binding protein, giving the protein MNESILEVIEVEKTYTGEMNYAVLKGISFDLMRGEFTAIMGPSGSGKTTLLNCLSTIDTPTGGKILVNGQNPHQLQDDALAQFRRRELGFVFQDFNLVDTLTVEENILLPLTLDSVPPEQMQKRLSASTELLNITDLLSKRTYEISGGQAQRAVIARAIIHQPSLLLADEPTGNLDSKAVDDVMDLFVSVNKVLSTTILMVTHDPYVASFCNRVLFIKDGRLYNEIHRGDSHNEFYQNIMNMLSFLGGRRHELK